The following coding sequences are from one Elusimicrobium minutum Pei191 window:
- the hpf gene encoding ribosome hibernation-promoting factor, HPF/YfiA family, which yields MEIQITAKNIKLTPAIKDFAQTRLDKMEKYVDQVVWAQIFLSVDKKINQKAQIIVHVGNKNTVDATAIESDLYKAIDAAAFKAEAQLKKIKEKTKSRRSKKEEIVNFIDPVMSVQNDVRFSVIKQVEVTPMNPEDAVYEMERLGYTFWMFLDEDSKQINIIFKRLDSTYGLIKPVKKK from the coding sequence ATGGAAATACAAATTACAGCTAAAAATATTAAATTAACACCGGCAATAAAAGATTTTGCACAGACAAGACTTGATAAGATGGAAAAATATGTTGACCAAGTCGTTTGGGCGCAGATTTTTTTATCAGTAGATAAAAAGATTAACCAAAAAGCGCAGATAATCGTTCATGTCGGGAATAAAAATACAGTTGATGCCACTGCCATCGAAAGCGACCTTTATAAAGCTATAGACGCTGCCGCTTTTAAAGCGGAAGCCCAGCTTAAAAAAATTAAAGAAAAAACAAAATCCAGAAGAAGCAAAAAAGAAGAAATTGTTAATTTTATCGATCCTGTTATGTCCGTTCAAAACGATGTAAGATTTTCTGTAATCAAACAGGTTGAAGTAACTCCCATGAACCCGGAAGACGCCGTTTATGAAATGGAAAGACTTGGCTACACTTTTTGGATGTTTTTAGACGAAGACTCAAAGCAAATTAATATTATTTTTAAAAGGCTTGACAGCACATACGGCCTTATTAAACCGGTAAAAAAGAAATAA
- a CDS encoding efflux RND transporter permease subunit, whose translation MSDNNKENVGGEVPQTGATVASFFIKRPVTTAMLSIALLVLGVIGFKSMGIDMYPNVELPYVAIQTVLPGASPEEVETSITKIIEESVNTVSGIDEINSYSLDGLSITVIAFELEKDGDVAAQEVRDKVNQIQANLPEGTEAPVISKFDLSSLPVLTIAISGERDVIELTEMSKKLVKESIESISGVGSVNIVGGRKREIHVEVNPFKLYSLGIPISEVKGALQEQNVEIPGGRVEQPSKEFDLRILGRIPTVADFLNVYIGTRNGRPIKISDVGTVIDSGEYERQSTWLNERRTISLEVQKQSGTNTLAVIEGIKARIEEIKPILPEDFQITFLMDQSGNIRESFYSVIEHLILGGLLAAFVVFVFMGSLKSTIISSIAIPISIIGSFFFMWQFGFTLNNMTLLGLTVAVGIVIDDAIVMLENIYRHKEEYGKGAVKAALDGSKEITGAIIATTASIVVIFLPLAFMSGIVGRFVRSYGITVAVAITLSGIVALTLTPMLCAKLLTGDEKKSKIEVYVTKINGWLVAKYLPMLEWALRNRKTMVLISVLLMVSTIPMLVGLEPFIKIVKPSFSVNTQNIVVNTIFKGVGKDFIPQDDSGKIRATIKAPVGVSYEDSMAIFNTLADDLRQLPYIKNMFVSVGVPADSMIGSSPVNEGSILLELEDRNTRNKITTFKYRDEVREIIGKYDGLRTMVVIVAEGPSSGHAQMQYLISGPDIEMLTKYSTAMADKLRKDPRFIDVDVSFSLAKPEYRVIIDRDKAQDLGVKVLDIASALRTMVSGEEDITKFKDGDELYEVRLRVQGEYRANVATVSALLVPSKNEPVRLDSLAKIEEGFGPTQIDRYNRQRQVTVSANPTGGMDIGTGSKVMEEVFRSLNPSEEYNGRIIGMGKEMGKMMSSFIMAFILAFLFKYMILASQMESYTHPVAVLVSLPLTLPFALISLIVTGQTLNIFSLLGLFMLIGVVSKNSILQIDYINTLRSEGLHRLDAILEGNKVRLRPILMTTIALVMGVVSMVFGTGSGAVLRRSLAIVVIGGQTLSLLVTLLMTPVTYTLLDDLGRWIGNLFYKEPKKD comes from the coding sequence ATGTCAGATAACAATAAAGAAAACGTAGGGGGGGAAGTACCCCAAACAGGAGCGACGGTCGCTTCGTTCTTCATCAAAAGACCTGTTACTACGGCAATGTTGTCAATTGCCCTTTTGGTATTAGGTGTCATAGGTTTTAAAAGTATGGGTATTGATATGTACCCTAACGTGGAATTGCCGTATGTTGCCATTCAAACTGTTCTTCCCGGCGCGAGTCCGGAGGAAGTTGAAACTTCTATTACAAAAATAATAGAAGAAAGCGTTAATACCGTTTCTGGTATAGACGAAATCAATTCATACAGTTTAGACGGCCTTTCTATCACTGTTATAGCCTTCGAGCTTGAAAAGGACGGAGACGTCGCCGCCCAGGAAGTGCGTGATAAAGTTAACCAGATTCAGGCTAATCTGCCTGAAGGTACGGAAGCGCCTGTTATTTCCAAATTTGACCTAAGTTCTTTGCCTGTTCTTACAATAGCAATTTCCGGCGAGAGAGATGTTATTGAACTTACCGAAATGAGCAAAAAACTTGTTAAAGAAAGCATTGAAAGTATAAGCGGCGTAGGTTCGGTTAATATAGTAGGCGGCAGAAAAAGAGAAATACATGTAGAGGTAAACCCTTTTAAACTTTATTCTTTGGGTATTCCGATAAGTGAAGTTAAAGGCGCTTTACAGGAACAAAACGTTGAAATCCCGGGCGGACGCGTTGAGCAGCCTTCTAAAGAGTTTGACTTAAGAATATTGGGCCGTATTCCTACGGTGGCCGATTTCTTAAATGTTTACATAGGAACCAGAAACGGACGTCCCATAAAAATATCCGATGTCGGCACGGTTATAGACAGCGGTGAATATGAAAGGCAGTCTACCTGGCTTAATGAAAGAAGAACCATCTCTTTGGAAGTGCAAAAACAAAGCGGTACAAACACTTTGGCCGTTATTGAAGGCATTAAAGCAAGAATAGAGGAAATAAAACCTATTTTACCGGAAGATTTTCAAATTACTTTCCTTATGGACCAGTCAGGCAACATCAGAGAATCTTTTTACAGCGTTATAGAACATTTGATTTTGGGCGGCTTGCTTGCGGCTTTTGTTGTATTTGTTTTTATGGGCTCTTTGAAGTCAACTATTATATCTTCAATCGCCATACCTATATCTATTATAGGCTCATTTTTCTTTATGTGGCAGTTTGGTTTTACGTTAAACAACATGACTCTTTTGGGTTTAACTGTAGCCGTGGGTATCGTTATTGACGACGCCATCGTTATGCTTGAAAATATTTACAGGCATAAGGAAGAATACGGCAAAGGCGCCGTAAAGGCCGCGTTAGACGGCTCTAAAGAAATTACGGGTGCTATTATAGCCACAACCGCGTCAATTGTTGTTATTTTCCTTCCGTTAGCTTTTATGAGCGGTATTGTGGGGAGATTTGTACGAAGCTACGGTATTACGGTAGCTGTTGCTATTACTCTTTCCGGTATAGTGGCTTTAACGCTTACTCCAATGCTTTGCGCCAAGCTTCTTACCGGGGACGAAAAGAAAAGCAAAATTGAAGTTTATGTTACAAAAATTAACGGTTGGCTTGTAGCTAAATATTTGCCTATGCTTGAATGGGCTCTTAGAAACAGAAAGACAATGGTTTTGATTTCTGTGCTTCTTATGGTGTCAACAATTCCTATGCTGGTAGGTTTAGAGCCGTTTATTAAAATAGTAAAACCTTCTTTTTCCGTAAATACGCAAAATATTGTGGTAAACACTATTTTTAAAGGCGTGGGTAAAGACTTTATCCCGCAAGATGACAGCGGTAAGATAAGAGCTACCATCAAGGCGCCGGTAGGCGTAAGTTATGAGGATTCTATGGCTATTTTTAACACTTTGGCCGATGATCTTAGACAACTTCCGTATATTAAAAATATGTTCGTTTCCGTTGGTGTGCCTGCTGACAGCATGATAGGCAGTTCACCCGTTAATGAAGGTTCAATTTTGTTGGAACTTGAAGACAGAAATACCAGGAACAAAATTACAACCTTTAAATATAGGGATGAAGTAAGGGAAATTATCGGCAAATATGACGGCTTAAGAACAATGGTTGTTATCGTTGCCGAGGGTCCTAGCAGCGGCCACGCGCAGATGCAGTATCTTATTTCGGGGCCGGATATTGAAATGCTTACAAAGTATTCAACCGCTATGGCGGATAAATTAAGAAAAGACCCCAGATTTATCGATGTTGACGTATCCTTCTCGTTGGCTAAACCGGAATACCGCGTTATTATAGACAGGGATAAAGCCCAAGACTTAGGGGTAAAAGTTCTTGATATCGCGTCCGCTTTAAGAACCATGGTCAGCGGCGAGGAAGATATTACCAAGTTTAAAGACGGCGACGAACTTTACGAAGTCCGCCTGCGAGTACAGGGTGAGTACAGGGCCAACGTGGCTACAGTATCGGCGTTATTGGTTCCTTCCAAGAATGAGCCGGTGCGTTTAGACAGTCTTGCCAAGATTGAGGAAGGCTTTGGCCCCACTCAGATTGACAGATATAACAGGCAGCGCCAGGTAACGGTTTCCGCCAACCCTACGGGCGGCATGGATATCGGTACCGGAAGTAAAGTTATGGAAGAAGTTTTCAGAAGTTTAAATCCTTCCGAAGAATACAATGGAAGAATAATAGGTATGGGTAAAGAAATGGGCAAAATGATGTCATCCTTTATCATGGCTTTTATTTTAGCCTTCTTGTTTAAATACATGATTTTGGCCTCTCAAATGGAAAGCTACACCCATCCTGTGGCGGTGCTTGTTTCGTTGCCGCTTACTTTGCCGTTTGCTTTAATATCGCTTATTGTAACCGGGCAAACTCTAAATATTTTCAGTTTGCTGGGCTTGTTTATGTTAATAGGCGTTGTAAGTAAAAATTCTATATTGCAGATAGACTATATCAATACACTGCGTTCCGAAGGGCTACACAGGCTTGACGCTATTTTGGAAGGTAACAAAGTGCGTTTAAGACCTATTTTGATGACTACAATTGCTCTTGTTATGGGCGTTGTTTCAATGGTGTTTGGTACCGGCTCGGGGGCGGTGCTGAGACGCAGTTTGGCCATCGTCGTTATAGGCGGGCAGACATTATCATTGCTTGTTACGCTTTTGATGACACCTGTCACTTATACTTTGCTTGACGATCTTGGCAGATGGATAGGAAATCTGTTTTATAAAGAACCAAAGAAGGATTAA
- a CDS encoding PTS system mannose/fructose/sorbose family transporter subunit IID, with the protein MNFKDKLTIFTRSFFLQTGWNYLRFQGLGFAFVMTPWLKKFYKAKALDSALLRYMETFNTNPIMASFCYGALARSEGDVALAPMKKTEWRVIKTFLASSSASIGDRLFWDSWKPLTLAAGILAAYLCAMGTIDIFYSCYISNMQAAFLLGFILVVYNSITLYVRWKGIEASYEGDRDHAFGLLIFDWNRAIKVFRFIGLIITLLIISLYIYDTVKVFFFSAEIFIFTAIILFVVVMSGFAQKYDIPSVYLYILLTLIFSLVAYFI; encoded by the coding sequence ATGAATTTTAAAGATAAATTAACAATTTTTACGCGTTCTTTTTTTCTTCAAACGGGCTGGAATTATCTTAGGTTCCAGGGGTTGGGTTTTGCTTTTGTTATGACGCCCTGGCTTAAAAAATTTTATAAAGCAAAAGCTTTAGACTCCGCTCTGCTGCGTTATATGGAAACTTTTAATACTAACCCTATTATGGCTTCTTTTTGTTACGGCGCTTTGGCCCGTTCGGAAGGGGACGTCGCCTTAGCCCCGATGAAAAAAACAGAATGGCGCGTTATAAAAACTTTTTTGGCATCTTCTTCCGCTTCAATAGGGGATAGGCTTTTTTGGGATTCCTGGAAACCGCTTACTCTAGCCGCGGGTATTTTGGCCGCTTATTTATGCGCCATGGGCACAATAGATATTTTTTATTCCTGTTATATTTCAAATATGCAGGCAGCGTTTTTGCTGGGCTTTATTTTAGTTGTTTATAATTCTATAACGTTATATGTAAGATGGAAAGGTATAGAGGCGTCCTATGAGGGCGACAGGGACCATGCTTTCGGTCTTTTAATTTTTGACTGGAACAGAGCTATTAAAGTGTTTAGGTTTATAGGCCTTATAATAACACTGCTTATTATTTCGTTATATATATATGATACCGTAAAAGTTTTCTTTTTCTCAGCTGAGATTTTTATTTTTACGGCAATAATTTTATTTGTTGTTGTTATGAGCGGGTTCGCGCAGAAGTATGATATACCAAGCGTTTATTTATATATTCTGCTTACTTTAATTTTTAGTTTAGTGGCGTATTTTATATAG
- a CDS encoding PTS sugar transporter subunit IIC: protein MQLIILVCLVAALLELDNVSFGQFGVGRPFVAGIILGFFMGNIGLGLQIGVLIELLFLDYIPVGGVLPPNGTVAVFAAVVAAGFGAPVYFAFFYGVVAGLIFKQIEFLTRNYIGKKLLEKNKELTEEPLKAIKVFMISSLTLQIVLNFAFLMFVVFAAKTVLYYGQDVHERIHFAFRTAYIAVPWMGIFILLRKFTEKAG from the coding sequence ATGCAGCTGATTATATTGGTATGTCTTGTTGCCGCTTTGCTTGAACTTGATAACGTAAGTTTTGGACAGTTCGGCGTAGGCCGGCCGTTTGTAGCCGGTATAATTTTGGGTTTTTTTATGGGCAATATCGGGCTTGGTTTGCAAATAGGCGTTTTAATAGAACTTTTGTTTTTAGACTATATTCCCGTAGGCGGGGTTTTGCCTCCTAACGGTACGGTGGCAGTATTTGCGGCGGTTGTTGCGGCGGGCTTTGGCGCGCCGGTATATTTTGCTTTTTTCTACGGAGTGGTAGCCGGACTTATTTTTAAACAAATTGAATTTTTAACCCGCAATTATATAGGCAAAAAACTGCTTGAGAAAAACAAAGAGCTAACGGAAGAACCGCTTAAGGCAATAAAGGTTTTTATGATTTCAAGTTTAACTTTACAAATTGTTCTTAACTTTGCATTTTTAATGTTTGTGGTGTTTGCGGCAAAAACGGTTTTGTATTACGGGCAGGATGTGCATGAGCGAATACATTTTGCTTTCAGAACGGCGTATATCGCCGTTCCCTGGATGGGTATTTTTATATTACTCAGAAAATTTACTGAGAAGGCCGGTTGA
- a CDS encoding PTS system mannose/fructose/N-acetylgalactosamine-transporter subunit IIB has product MPIVFARVDDRLIHGQIVQGWLPRMEVDEFVVIINEADNLVKSLLRISLPSNYGLQILNNEDAVKYLKETDKKIFLLFSSLEDVDVVIRKGLGIKNLNVGGLHYREGRNKVLTDVYLDEKEKQMLKNFMIIGIKLDGRSVPKEPHNNLESLLCS; this is encoded by the coding sequence ATGCCAATTGTTTTTGCAAGAGTCGATGACCGTTTGATTCACGGGCAAATTGTTCAAGGCTGGCTTCCTAGAATGGAAGTGGATGAATTTGTTGTTATAATAAACGAGGCGGACAATCTTGTCAAGTCTCTTTTACGAATTTCCCTGCCTTCGAACTACGGACTTCAAATTTTAAATAATGAAGACGCTGTGAAGTATTTAAAAGAGACGGATAAAAAAATATTTCTTCTTTTCAGTTCTTTAGAAGATGTTGACGTGGTAATAAGAAAAGGGCTTGGAATAAAAAATTTAAATGTGGGCGGGCTTCATTACCGTGAAGGAAGAAACAAAGTATTAACTGACGTTTATTTAGATGAAAAAGAAAAACAAATGCTTAAAAACTTTATGATTATCGGAATTAAACTTGACGGGCGTTCGGTTCCTAAGGAGCCGCACAATAATCTGGAGAGTCTGCTATGCAGCTGA
- a CDS encoding efflux RND transporter periplasmic adaptor subunit has protein sequence MSKWKIIISVIILAVAGFFFFGKDKNKIFEQIEKDRFSVKLETVEKRNLKNELLLSGSIKALEEATLFPRSEGKLLKNVLKEGQNVKKGQTVSLIERDEVGAVYEPVVVPSTITGIVGKIYLDPGANVTRNTAIAFVVNQSQVRLILDVPERYIGNIFKGQAASFTVEGFPGKTFMGKVNVISPVVDTASRSVTIEILADNEQGLLKSGMFAKADLVLGEKKNAVSVLSSNIFTDEDGVSKYVLVPEGELAKRRNVTLGFVNGGYSEIRSGLQEGEQIIRFTFGIKDGSKISIEK, from the coding sequence ATGAGCAAATGGAAAATAATAATATCCGTTATAATTTTAGCGGTTGCGGGGTTTTTCTTTTTTGGAAAAGATAAAAATAAAATATTTGAGCAAATCGAAAAGGACAGATTTTCGGTAAAACTGGAAACGGTAGAAAAGAGAAATTTAAAGAACGAACTTCTGCTTTCCGGCAGCATTAAAGCGTTGGAAGAGGCTACGCTTTTTCCGCGCAGCGAAGGCAAACTTTTAAAAAATGTTTTAAAAGAAGGCCAAAATGTTAAAAAAGGGCAAACGGTATCTTTAATTGAGCGTGACGAGGTCGGCGCGGTTTATGAACCGGTTGTTGTCCCCTCAACCATTACGGGCATAGTAGGTAAAATATATTTAGATCCGGGTGCTAACGTTACGCGCAACACCGCCATAGCTTTTGTTGTCAATCAAAGCCAGGTAAGGCTTATTTTAGATGTGCCCGAAAGATACATAGGAAATATTTTTAAAGGCCAGGCGGCCAGCTTTACGGTTGAAGGTTTTCCCGGTAAAACATTTATGGGTAAAGTGAATGTTATAAGCCCGGTAGTGGATACTGCAAGCAGAAGCGTAACTATTGAGATTCTTGCAGATAATGAACAGGGGCTTTTAAAATCCGGCATGTTTGCAAAAGCGGACTTGGTGCTTGGCGAAAAGAAAAACGCTGTTTCCGTTCTTTCCTCCAATATTTTTACAGATGAGGACGGCGTTTCAAAATATGTTTTGGTTCCCGAAGGAGAACTTGCTAAAAGACGCAATGTCACGCTTGGTTTTGTAAACGGCGGTTATTCCGAAATCCGCAGCGGGCTTCAGGAAGGCGAACAGATTATTAGGTTTACGTTCGGTATTAAAGACGGAAGCAAAATTTCAATAGAAAAATAG
- the hprK gene encoding HPr(Ser) kinase/phosphatase, producing the protein MAESPKNSRNYFRSISVEEVLKAKEDDLRLETVCCAEYLDREISHRNVNRPGLALVGYLENFRADLVQVIGRGEYAFCKQANPAELKENVRRMLAVGNVPCLVITAGQPPLEPLIAACKEGCVPLFTTVLETSAFVGELSAFLDEKVSPTTHVHGVLVNVSGLGILIRGEPGIGKSECAVELVKRGHILVSDDIVEVQRRRGNILIGSCPNMIRHYMEVRGLGIIDVELLFGVGFTMESSQIAMEVKLTSAASNMTIDRLGIEQKTTTILDLEIPSLSIPVTPGRNLAILIEVAALNQRLRHQGIFSAQEFSKRVLDKMGQRASGNKDDK; encoded by the coding sequence ATGGCCGAAAGTCCTAAAAATTCGCGTAATTATTTCAGGTCTATAAGCGTGGAAGAAGTTTTAAAAGCCAAGGAAGATGATTTGCGGCTTGAAACTGTTTGCTGCGCAGAGTATCTTGACAGGGAGATTTCGCACCGAAACGTTAACAGACCGGGGCTTGCGTTGGTAGGATATCTGGAGAATTTCCGCGCGGATCTTGTACAGGTTATAGGCCGCGGGGAATATGCTTTTTGTAAACAGGCTAACCCGGCCGAACTTAAAGAAAATGTAAGAAGAATGCTTGCCGTAGGTAATGTGCCGTGTCTGGTTATAACCGCCGGGCAGCCTCCTCTAGAACCGCTTATAGCGGCCTGTAAAGAAGGTTGTGTTCCTCTTTTTACAACGGTTTTGGAAACTTCCGCTTTTGTAGGGGAGCTTTCCGCTTTTTTAGATGAAAAAGTATCCCCTACCACGCACGTGCACGGGGTGCTGGTTAACGTGTCCGGCCTTGGCATTCTTATAAGAGGCGAGCCCGGCATAGGTAAAAGCGAATGTGCTGTTGAACTTGTAAAACGCGGGCATATCTTGGTGTCTGACGATATCGTTGAGGTACAAAGACGAAGGGGAAATATTTTAATAGGTTCGTGTCCTAATATGATTAGGCATTATATGGAAGTGCGCGGGCTTGGGATAATAGACGTTGAACTTTTATTTGGCGTGGGTTTTACAATGGAATCAAGCCAAATAGCGATGGAAGTTAAGCTTACTTCCGCGGCGTCTAACATGACTATAGATAGGCTTGGAATAGAGCAAAAAACAACAACTATTTTGGATTTGGAAATACCTTCGTTATCCATACCTGTTACTCCGGGCAGGAATCTTGCAATATTAATTGAAGTCGCCGCCCTTAACCAAAGGCTTAGACACCAGGGCATTTTTTCGGCGCAGGAATTTAGTAAAAGAGTTTTAGATAAAATGGGGCAAAGGGCATCGGGGAATAAAGATGATAAATAA
- a CDS encoding HPr family phosphocarrier protein, which yields MITRDIQIKNKMGLHARPAAMLAQTAGKFAADIKITKSGVEVNAKSIMGIMMLAAEYGSILTVAIDGSDENEALNAILNLFENNFSEAY from the coding sequence ATGATTACACGAGACATACAGATAAAAAACAAAATGGGGTTGCACGCGCGTCCGGCGGCTATGCTGGCGCAGACGGCCGGGAAGTTCGCGGCTGATATTAAAATAACAAAATCCGGCGTTGAGGTTAACGCTAAAAGCATTATGGGTATTATGATGCTGGCGGCTGAATACGGCAGCATACTTACGGTAGCCATTGACGGGTCGGACGAAAATGAGGCTCTTAACGCTATATTAAACTTGTTTGAGAACAATTTTTCAGAGGCGTATTAA
- a CDS encoding PTS sugar transporter subunit IIA — MIKLVLIAHGGLSKSFLETAENLSCSSLEDVYTYSVTCSSDIKVLIQELEMLFLNSPEGVLVLSDIFGGTGVNAPILAAKDMNNVFILSGLNMGMLMSALYNRGKMNVAELAQKAEADGRRAVINATDFMSK, encoded by the coding sequence ATGATAAAACTTGTGCTGATAGCGCATGGCGGGTTATCAAAAAGTTTTTTGGAAACGGCTGAAAATTTAAGCTGTTCTTCTTTAGAAGATGTTTATACCTATTCTGTAACTTGCAGCAGCGATATTAAAGTTCTTATACAGGAACTTGAAATGCTTTTTTTAAATTCGCCGGAAGGCGTTTTGGTTTTGTCCGATATTTTTGGCGGTACGGGTGTAAACGCTCCTATTCTGGCCGCTAAGGACATGAACAATGTTTTTATTCTTTCAGGTTTGAATATGGGTATGCTTATGTCTGCCCTGTATAATAGAGGCAAAATGAACGTGGCTGAACTTGCCCAAAAAGCGGAAGCTGACGGCAGGCGCGCCGTAATTAATGCCACTGATTTTATGAGTAAATAG
- the rapZ gene encoding RNase adapter RapZ — protein MINNKKIFIITGLSGAGKTKALQIFGDFGFYCVDNLPLALFEHFVDHLKNRKEENIALGVDIREGKDLKTLPKIIANIKKADFHVYTIFLDASDSKLVQRFSETKHKHPIQKKLIAAIAQERKQLEPLRNIADKEIDTTNLTLGELKEKLSKVLVCNLKKDSEMQISVLSFGFKHGIPLEADLVVDVRFLPNPYYQPKLKEKTGLDSPVAKYIMSFPEANEFLIKYLNMLKFLIPKYMKEGKSYLTIAIGCTGGKHRSVFIANALTKALSQSGFTVSEYHRDIKK, from the coding sequence ATGATAAATAATAAAAAAATATTTATAATTACCGGGTTATCCGGTGCGGGCAAAACAAAAGCCCTGCAGATATTCGGCGATTTTGGTTTCTATTGCGTGGATAATTTGCCGCTTGCCTTATTTGAACATTTTGTTGATCATTTAAAAAACAGGAAAGAAGAAAATATCGCTCTTGGCGTAGATATAAGGGAAGGAAAAGATTTAAAAACCTTACCCAAGATAATTGCCAATATTAAAAAGGCAGATTTTCATGTTTATACAATTTTTTTAGACGCGTCCGATTCAAAACTTGTTCAGCGTTTTTCTGAAACTAAACACAAGCACCCTATACAGAAAAAACTTATTGCGGCTATAGCGCAGGAAAGGAAACAGCTTGAGCCTCTTAGAAACATTGCCGATAAAGAAATTGACACTACAAATCTTACCTTGGGTGAGCTTAAGGAAAAACTTTCCAAAGTTCTTGTGTGCAACTTAAAAAAAGACAGTGAGATGCAAATCAGCGTTCTTTCTTTCGGGTTTAAACACGGCATCCCGTTGGAGGCCGATCTTGTTGTTGACGTGCGTTTTTTGCCAAACCCGTACTACCAGCCCAAGCTTAAAGAAAAAACGGGGTTGGATTCTCCCGTAGCGAAATATATAATGTCTTTTCCTGAAGCTAACGAATTTTTAATTAAATATTTAAATATGCTTAAATTTTTAATTCCCAAATATATGAAAGAAGGCAAATCCTACCTTACCATTGCTATAGGCTGCACGGGCGGAAAGCACAGAAGCGTTTTTATAGCTAACGCTTTGACAAAAGCTTTAAGCCAAAGCGGATTTACCGTATCCGAATATCACAGAGATATAAAAAAATAA